AATTAGGAACGATATTTTTCGGATCAAAAACTGTGTTTGAAGCGTGAATTAGATTGTTTTCCGAATGAAATGTGgaagtattattattattactatgaATCAGAGGCACGAGCCCAGTGGCACCAATGCAGGAAAGTCAGGAAACAGGTTTTTGTTCTGCTTTGTATATTCGCTGCAAGTGGTCCGTCTAAGAGGTTCGATCAATAATTACCGATCAGTAGTGAATCGTTGAATTATGAATTATAGGCgcatagtttttattttttctttggaattgaCTTCttaaatgtttgttttattttactattggTGTTCTACTTCCAATAATTTCTcaagagagatttttttctaatttctagtTGGAAGTTGATTGAGAGGATAGTCTTTactccgatttttttctggtttagGGTCCGGAAAGCGACAAACTCACACTGAAAAAACTAAGCACCGTCAGCTCACCGTATCCGAAATACTCATGGCCGATGATGGTATCTCGAGGTAAGTCCTCAGCATTTCACATGATCCCCGACCGACGTGCAGACAGCAACGAGATTCGCTTTGAGAGCTGCaccttgaaaataaaaaaaaaaaaaatggccagCACGAATGAATTCATGCGATTTCTCAAGTGTCTGTCAACTTaatattcattgatttttcgcTTCGTGAAGCGAGATGGGTCGAGCTTTCTACACATGTGATTCTATTTCTCCCggaaaatttcttggaatGAGAAAAGCTTAGCATGGCAGTTCGGGAACTTTGCTaagaccagtttttttttgctcgaaatTGTGGACATTGTCAGAAAGTTCTTCTCACCGCCTCAACAGATCAGCTATTTTATGCAAGTCCAGGATGTTCTTCAATTGAGTGTTCTTTGTCGTATCGTATAAAAGAACGTGCAAAAAATGACGATTTGAAATTGTGGACGCGCCAAGAATCGGAGAACTGCAACAAATTTCAGAGAGAAGTCACAGCATCACCAAAAATTCATGGGTTCGAGCcctttatattaatatttctcTCTACCAAGCACTGACCGTTGAGTTTTTACCCAGCCCACAAATCAGCAAAAACAAGCAGAAAGAGAAGCATCATCCGACAAATTCTGGATGCATCATATCGAGGAAGCTGTTCCCTAATTTCCAATTTCATCGGAACAAATGTTTGTCATCACCGAAGAGTCCGAGACGTATGTACCCTGCTGATTCgcagaagacaaaaaagaaaagaaaaacttgcagAGGGTGCTCAAGCGCGATATGATCGGCCTATTTATATTCGCCTGTTCGAATCGTCGCAAAATATCGGAGAAGTTTCAAATTTCGCTTTTATGACAGCAGCCAGAATGACGTCATATGAGCGTTGAATGATAGATAGCAGTGCGATGATGGGAAACAGGAGCGGTCCGCTTTCCAAACATTCATCACGTtccaaaggatttttttttcaggatctgTTACTGTAATcacctctttcttttctattatctataaaattttcctcttcctcccTCAACTTGCTTCATTGCTTCATTGCTTCATTGCTTCGTcttagttcgttttttttcacttcgctTTCTTTACTCTCTTATTCCAGCATCTGTCGACTTATGctcatttttaaatattttgttttttattaaaaaaaagagagacatTGTAATATGTCAGGATTAGAATAATGTTCTAACACTCGGATTGCAATGCTAGATTTCAGGAC
This is a stretch of genomic DNA from Necator americanus strain Aroian chromosome II, whole genome shotgun sequence. It encodes these proteins:
- a CDS encoding hypothetical protein (NECATOR_CHRII.G4935.T2), encoding MAFGGLLEGFLAEKSYDEPRRGRHVRMEMNQRRSLTGPESDKLTLKKLSTVSSPYPKYSWPMMVSREGAQARYDRPIYIRLFESSQNIGEVSNFAFMTAARMTSYER